The following coding sequences lie in one uncultured Mailhella sp. genomic window:
- a CDS encoding ABC transporter permease, whose protein sequence is MDNAVIVQGRVIYALMMREVHTIYGTSRLGYLWALFDTVMGIVIFWALRASAGFHPPHGMPVLFFLLAGFGLFSIFRGMVSKCMSAVAGNKALLTFPQVTPLDLMIGRMVVLWGKEIVSALILIVIAACFNVYIYLNNFAILLFTILITPLLGLGVGLICHALNVLFPITEKIVSIILRIMFFTSGVFFSISKFPSYVMDYVWWNPMLQLIEMCRMSISQGYRAMPYSMCYLTSITVVSLCFGLLFERYVRRKLP, encoded by the coding sequence ATGGACAACGCAGTCATCGTGCAGGGCCGCGTCATCTACGCTCTGATGATGCGAGAGGTACATACCATTTACGGTACGTCGCGCCTCGGTTATCTGTGGGCGCTTTTTGATACCGTCATGGGCATTGTCATTTTCTGGGCGTTGCGTGCTTCAGCCGGATTTCATCCCCCCCATGGCATGCCTGTGCTTTTTTTTCTATTGGCGGGATTCGGCCTTTTCTCCATCTTTCGAGGAATGGTGAGCAAATGTATGAGCGCCGTTGCTGGTAATAAGGCCCTTTTGACCTTTCCCCAGGTTACACCGCTGGATCTTATGATAGGCAGAATGGTTGTTCTATGGGGCAAGGAAATTGTCTCTGCTCTCATTCTTATTGTCATAGCAGCATGCTTCAACGTGTATATTTATCTCAATAATTTTGCTATACTATTGTTTACTATTCTTATTACACCACTTCTTGGTCTTGGAGTCGGCCTTATATGTCATGCTTTAAATGTTCTTTTTCCTATAACTGAAAAAATAGTTTCCATTATTTTACGTATTATGTTTTTTACATCTGGAGTATTTTTTTCCATTTCAAAATTTCCATCATATGTCATGGATTATGTGTGGTGGAATCCTATGCTGCAACTTATTGAAATGTGCAGAATGAGTATTTCACAAGGGTACAGAGCCATGCCGTACAGCATGTGTTATCTTACATCAATTACTGTAGTATCTCTATGTTTTGGATTGTTGTTTGAGCGTTATGTCCGGCGGAAACTGCCATGA
- a CDS encoding capsule biosynthesis protein has translation MEPSKLSSVAGHGGESQEALAQAAAEEELRRAIKEATAHEVWLRDILKHARLEKKRIDASLEEMNAVDTAEFSSEKQRDHAEALALLERQQEAQNKRIKRLKYLYQSCIERIEELNKQQAGEAFEEATEGELSMAVDQQSEKEKGGGRRLAGCRRYCLPAVFVVPALMALCYFLFFASPMYISQATFAIRSADTGTLSAGSDLASIFLKTSSSNNDIYIIDDYIKSLDLVRAIDKTLNIIGHYSNNEHDIISRLCHEPTQDELITYWRRLITPELDPDTGIINLSVRAYTPEMAQKLSQAILSASEALVNAMNERARLDAVKLAREEVGRAEERVRNAQIAMRKFRDNHTMFDPKMTAEGLQSLVSSLEAEATTLRTQISEAKSYMNVDAPLLKSLNQRLAAVEKQLQEEKLRVAGQSSEPGNLNALVADYEDLTMEAEFAQKQLVSAMTSLEQSRIQQMAQSRYVVAYQQPTLPDESLYPRPFLFTFYVFAGMLLFLGIVSLVWASIREHAGF, from the coding sequence ATGGAACCGTCTAAACTCTCGTCCGTTGCCGGTCATGGCGGAGAAAGTCAGGAGGCGCTGGCACAGGCGGCAGCCGAGGAGGAGCTTCGGCGAGCCATAAAGGAAGCTACGGCTCATGAAGTATGGCTTCGCGATATTCTGAAACATGCCCGTCTCGAGAAAAAACGTATTGATGCTTCCCTGGAGGAGATGAACGCCGTGGATACGGCGGAGTTTTCCTCCGAGAAGCAGCGTGACCATGCGGAGGCTCTGGCTCTGCTGGAAAGACAGCAGGAGGCCCAGAACAAAAGGATAAAGAGACTTAAATACCTTTATCAGTCCTGCATTGAGAGAATAGAAGAGCTTAATAAACAACAGGCGGGCGAAGCCTTTGAGGAAGCTACGGAAGGCGAGCTTTCTATGGCTGTGGATCAGCAGTCCGAAAAGGAGAAGGGAGGGGGCAGGCGTCTTGCAGGATGCAGACGGTACTGTCTGCCAGCCGTGTTTGTGGTGCCTGCGCTCATGGCGTTGTGCTATTTTTTATTTTTTGCCTCACCCATGTATATTTCCCAAGCTACGTTTGCCATACGTTCAGCCGATACGGGCACATTGTCAGCAGGAAGCGACTTGGCCTCCATTTTTCTTAAAACATCTTCCAGTAATAACGACATCTATATTATTGATGACTATATCAAGAGTCTAGATCTTGTCAGAGCCATAGATAAGACGCTGAATATTATTGGACATTACAGTAACAATGAGCACGATATCATTTCACGGCTATGCCATGAGCCTACCCAGGATGAGCTCATCACCTATTGGCGAAGGCTTATTACGCCGGAGCTGGATCCGGATACCGGTATCATCAATCTGAGTGTGCGCGCCTATACGCCTGAGATGGCGCAGAAGCTCAGCCAAGCCATTCTTTCCGCCAGCGAAGCGCTGGTGAACGCCATGAACGAGCGTGCAAGGCTCGACGCCGTGAAGCTCGCGCGTGAGGAAGTGGGGCGTGCGGAAGAGCGCGTACGTAACGCGCAGATCGCCATGCGTAAGTTTCGGGACAACCACACCATGTTTGACCCGAAAATGACGGCCGAGGGGCTCCAGAGTCTTGTTTCCAGTCTGGAGGCCGAAGCCACGACTCTGCGAACACAGATATCCGAAGCAAAATCGTACATGAACGTCGACGCGCCGCTTTTGAAGTCGCTGAACCAGCGCCTTGCGGCCGTGGAAAAACAGCTTCAGGAAGAAAAGCTGCGTGTGGCTGGGCAGAGCTCCGAGCCGGGCAACCTGAACGCCCTTGTGGCCGACTATGAAGATTTGACCATGGAAGCGGAGTTCGCCCAGAAGCAGCTTGTTTCGGCCATGACTTCCCTTGAACAGTCGCGCATCCAGCAGATGGCGCAGTCACGCTATGTTGTGGCGTATCAGCAGCCCACGCTGCCGGACGAATCGCTGTATCCGAGACCTTTCCTTTTCACGTTCTACGTCTTTGCGGGCATGCTCCTTTTCCTGGGCATTGTCTCGCTGGTGTGGGCGTCCATCCGAGAACATGCAGGATTTTAA
- a CDS encoding tyrosine-type recombinase/integrase: MEDVKELAYRNNFSDQVFYHILALIKLLVNFGEKYGYAAKPESSQLGFNMLRVDNKKTENMTDAQLAAYLKALDEETGQNAANCLRLALYTGMRRTALFNLKWSDIDFESGMITLRGEVAKKGKTDVMPLPQAARKLLLSESSYTKSKE, from the coding sequence GTGGAGGATGTGAAAGAGCTGGCGTATAGGAATAACTTTTCTGATCAGGTCTTTTACCATATTCTTGCGCTGATAAAGCTGTTGGTGAATTTTGGTGAAAAGTATGGCTATGCCGCAAAACCGGAGAGCAGCCAGCTCGGATTCAATATGCTCCGAGTGGATAACAAAAAGACTGAAAATATGACGGATGCACAGTTGGCTGCATATTTGAAAGCCCTGGATGAGGAAACAGGTCAAAATGCAGCCAACTGCTTGCGACTGGCCTTGTATACCGGAATGAGAAGGACAGCTCTTTTCAATCTGAAGTGGTCGGATATCGATTTTGAGTCCGGTATGATAACGCTGCGGGGAGAGGTGGCCAAGAAAGGGAAAACGGATGTTATGCCGTTGCCTCAAGCAGCAAGAAAACTTTTACTGTCCGAATCGTCGTATACAAAGAGCAAAGAATAG
- a CDS encoding ABC transporter ATP-binding protein, whose protein sequence is MIELEHITKRYRMGNGTWKTVLNDISYTFHEGISMGILGLNGAGKSTLLRIISGAEAPDKGRVKRTSRVSWPIGFAGGFHGALTGRENMRFTCRIYGANIKEVTDFVEDFSELGPYMDMPLRTYSSGMRAKLAFGLSMAIGFDFYLIDEGYAVGDASFREKAQRIFAERRKHSTLLVIAHSTSVIRKNCDNAAILKDGRLHFFNTLNDALTAYKGVCDGTV, encoded by the coding sequence ATGATAGAACTTGAGCATATTACCAAGCGCTATCGTATGGGAAACGGCACGTGGAAAACTGTACTGAATGATATTTCCTATACGTTTCATGAAGGGATCAGCATGGGAATTCTCGGTCTGAACGGTGCAGGGAAGTCTACGCTTCTACGTATCATCAGCGGTGCAGAGGCACCGGACAAGGGACGTGTTAAGCGTACTAGTCGGGTTTCCTGGCCCATTGGCTTCGCAGGAGGCTTTCACGGCGCGCTTACGGGACGGGAGAACATGCGTTTTACCTGCCGCATTTATGGGGCAAATATTAAAGAAGTTACGGACTTTGTTGAAGATTTTTCCGAACTCGGTCCTTACATGGATATGCCCCTCCGTACTTATTCCTCGGGCATGCGGGCCAAGCTGGCTTTTGGACTGAGCATGGCCATTGGCTTTGATTTCTATCTGATTGATGAAGGCTACGCCGTGGGCGATGCCTCTTTCCGGGAAAAGGCGCAGCGCATTTTTGCCGAGCGCAGAAAACATTCCACTCTGCTGGTCATTGCACACAGTACTTCCGTCATTAGAAAGAACTGCGACAATGCCGCCATTTTGAAGGACGGACGGCTTCATTTTTTCAACACACTTAATGATGCGCTGACGGCCTATAAGGGGGTGTGTGATGGAACCGTCTAA
- a CDS encoding DVU3141 family protein, with product MMPGQQEVMSTPYGADSLVTLENSYTSGLGLSCRKAQVTAGGLSHRLAICRDDSGWYVSDPIFEQSQR from the coding sequence ATGATGCCTGGTCAGCAGGAAGTCATGTCCACTCCCTACGGTGCCGATTCTCTGGTCACGCTGGAAAACTCCTATACTTCAGGGCTCGGCCTTTCCTGCCGCAAGGCGCAGGTGACGGCAGGTGGCTTGTCTCATCGTCTGGCCATCTGCCGCGACGACTCGGGCTGGTATGTTTCCGACCCCATCTTTGAACAATCTCAGAGATAA
- a CDS encoding peptidylprolyl isomerase, whose translation MEFQMRFRHSHGNLHIETMGGFDESAAEKLLQLVRRECPVGGRIFIDTTGVDSVHPSGRHALNVGLGVTLVPPSSLFFKGEKGFQMAPDGSRVLVVNPELMKKRTGAEAESSTRQKKHKCCGNCEHCTCRHHKHGGEEV comes from the coding sequence ATGGAATTTCAGATGCGTTTTCGGCACAGTCACGGAAATCTTCACATTGAAACCATGGGTGGTTTTGACGAAAGCGCGGCGGAAAAACTGCTCCAGCTGGTCCGTCGCGAATGTCCTGTCGGCGGACGTATTTTTATTGACACTACCGGAGTGGACAGCGTTCATCCTTCCGGGAGACATGCGCTGAATGTCGGCCTCGGCGTGACGCTGGTGCCGCCTTCATCATTGTTTTTTAAGGGAGAGAAAGGATTTCAGATGGCTCCGGACGGAAGTCGCGTGCTTGTCGTGAATCCGGAACTTATGAAAAAGCGGACAGGGGCGGAGGCAGAAAGCTCGACACGCCAGAAAAAGCATAAGTGCTGTGGAAACTGTGAGCATTGTACTTGTCGTCATCATAAGCATGGTGGTGAAGAAGTGTGA
- a CDS encoding tyrosine-type recombinase/integrase, giving the protein MYFFDAYDTVSFFFRPIAGNIRKFQQKNNVNFYPSPASQKVHFFDASMKDLRMAGEKHSTITSYVSDINKLSLFEDFVRSKYLPYVQKNKRSWKTDERYLKRHILPYLGDFPLAQISEEKLREWLSALENNGLASSSRYRLFCLVKYILNLAVRWKVIPGNTGFRNVQCQCRPSLRTEMLSAEEKQRLLEFLKKHSANASARAIHLLLLTGASKSEILYARWSDVNFGQRTLVTRRTPSGEKHHIYLSDDAITLIKTFPRRAGVPWMFFRAKNGNRVVSLFSFWNKLRNALGRPTLRLNDLRHAFVYSLIQEGASYKEVRTRLGHYSVEVFQLQSELLEQRAGLIAGGFRA; this is encoded by the coding sequence GTGTACTTTTTTGACGCATATGATACTGTCAGTTTCTTTTTCAGACCTATAGCAGGGAACATTCGAAAATTCCAGCAAAAAAATAATGTCAATTTTTATCCGTCCCCCGCCAGCCAAAAAGTACACTTTTTTGACGCTTCGATGAAGGATTTGCGCATGGCAGGGGAGAAACATAGCACCATCACCAGTTATGTGAGTGATATCAATAAGCTGAGTCTGTTCGAGGATTTCGTCAGGAGCAAGTATCTTCCCTACGTACAGAAAAATAAACGGAGCTGGAAGACTGACGAACGGTATCTGAAGCGACATATTCTGCCATATCTTGGAGACTTTCCTTTGGCACAAATTTCCGAAGAAAAGCTCAGAGAATGGCTCTCTGCTCTGGAAAACAACGGACTGGCCTCCAGCTCACGTTATCGCCTGTTTTGTCTGGTTAAATATATTTTGAACCTTGCCGTACGATGGAAGGTAATTCCCGGCAATACCGGTTTTCGGAACGTTCAGTGTCAGTGCAGGCCCTCGCTACGCACTGAAATGCTGAGCGCAGAAGAAAAGCAGAGATTGCTAGAGTTTCTCAAAAAGCACTCTGCCAATGCATCCGCCCGTGCCATTCATCTGCTGCTGCTGACCGGAGCGTCCAAGTCGGAAATTCTATATGCTCGCTGGAGTGATGTGAATTTTGGTCAACGCACGCTCGTTACAAGACGTACACCTTCTGGAGAAAAGCACCATATTTATTTGAGTGACGATGCCATTACCCTTATTAAAACTTTTCCCCGTCGTGCTGGAGTTCCCTGGATGTTTTTCCGTGCGAAAAACGGTAATCGGGTAGTATCGCTGTTTTCTTTCTGGAACAAGCTGAGGAATGCCCTTGGCAGACCTACTCTGCGTCTGAATGATCTTCGTCATGCATTTGTATACTCGCTTATACAAGAAGGAGCGAGCTACAAGGAAGTGCGAACCAGACTCGGTCATTACTCGGTCGAGGTCTTTCAACTTCAATCGGAGCTACTGGAGCAGCGGGCCGGACTCATTGCTGGAGGTTTTCGTGCGTAG
- a CDS encoding ERF family protein produces METHLIHAESGQWISSVAIIPLPKNNPQGMGSVITYARRYSLCAILGIEKENDENTASISQNRSKRE; encoded by the coding sequence TTGGAAACGCATCTCATCCACGCTGAGTCCGGTCAGTGGATATCGAGTGTCGCCATCATTCCGCTGCCGAAAAACAATCCACAGGGAATGGGCAGCGTCATCACCTATGCTCGGAGGTATTCTCTGTGCGCCATCCTCGGTATCGAGAAGGAAAATGATGAAAATACAGCCTCAATTTCTCAAAACAGGTCAAAACGCGAATAA
- a CDS encoding MFS transporter, with product MTQLPLRRLLAGGVLALLCAQLLYGALMLSALYKQYQEPIFQINGLVCQDIADHLGLLVRVGKNLRPQTVERFLSHYRTRTEADNIAVADSSGRIIHQWKSDGSSTLTVPAGASPVFGEVRKFSTDDDFWTSCPIRGRNGVVSGHVFMALDKARISELLSDAARGQLALFFGVTLGECLLLALLLHRFAFPRQHSSPKKFSVLLRACFMIPLVAGQILILCLLYSPLSRLYETEMTHAGTQLARQMTWDLERLAGMGLPVSGVHGLDSWMMERQKQISTLGMAVFDVTGKLHAAADVQGSLSEGEWQKRSAMHAPVTLEMRHPNDGAPIGSVQVIMNPATATANLRSVMLDNLTMTVVAALFLSELLFLLLMSRKGAAAMSRSPEFMRPIIFACLFATEMSMSYVPICIGELGLDLFGLPPDVISGLPVSCELFMAGLAMFVGGFWSQKSGWRPMLLAGLALACLGSCASWLSSSALSFILARGMSGLGYGFINLSAQVFVIAHSSEDSRARNLAFMFAGLYAGSLCGSTMGGLIADRLGYHAVFPASAVMLAVTAIALFRLLPREPWQSEENESARLSLRETLSFFFDRRMGALLAFFIIPNALITVCLFQFFMPLSLSQAGTSPATIGRVFLLYCIIVMFAGPALGSLLDKTRRMERPLFLSMLIVSLSVVALVIFHGIAAAVISMALLALNTSIAANGQGPYALSLPAAQRFGRARTMGFYNVAMRVGQVLGPLSLGIMMSVWNAQTGLTILAVFTLCCALLFAALSFSRKTHSQES from the coding sequence ATGACACAGCTTCCCCTTCGCAGACTTCTTGCCGGCGGCGTTCTTGCCCTTTTATGCGCGCAGCTTCTGTATGGAGCGCTCATGCTCTCCGCGCTCTACAAACAGTATCAGGAGCCGATATTTCAAATCAACGGACTCGTCTGTCAGGACATCGCCGATCATCTCGGTCTTCTCGTCCGCGTAGGCAAGAATCTGCGCCCGCAGACCGTGGAACGCTTTCTCTCGCACTACCGCACCAGAACCGAAGCGGACAACATCGCCGTTGCCGACTCCTCGGGCCGGATCATTCATCAGTGGAAGAGCGACGGCTCTTCCACACTGACGGTGCCGGCCGGGGCCTCCCCTGTGTTCGGAGAGGTGCGCAAGTTTTCCACGGACGACGATTTCTGGACCTCCTGTCCCATCAGGGGAAGAAACGGCGTCGTGAGCGGTCATGTGTTCATGGCCCTCGACAAGGCGCGTATTTCCGAGCTGCTCTCCGACGCCGCCCGAGGGCAGCTCGCGCTCTTTTTCGGCGTCACGCTGGGTGAATGCCTGCTGCTTGCCCTGCTTCTGCATCGTTTTGCCTTTCCCCGGCAGCACTCCTCTCCCAAAAAGTTTTCCGTTCTGCTGCGCGCCTGCTTCATGATTCCCCTTGTAGCCGGACAGATTCTCATTCTCTGTCTGCTCTACTCGCCCCTGTCCCGACTGTATGAAACGGAAATGACGCATGCCGGAACGCAGCTCGCCCGTCAGATGACCTGGGATCTGGAACGCCTTGCCGGCATGGGACTCCCCGTCAGTGGCGTACACGGCCTTGATTCCTGGATGATGGAACGCCAGAAGCAGATTTCCACCCTGGGCATGGCGGTATTCGACGTCACGGGAAAACTGCACGCCGCGGCCGACGTGCAGGGCTCTCTTTCCGAAGGGGAATGGCAAAAACGCAGTGCCATGCACGCACCCGTAACGCTTGAGATGCGCCATCCTAACGACGGCGCGCCCATCGGCAGCGTGCAGGTCATCATGAATCCCGCCACGGCGACCGCCAATCTGCGCTCCGTCATGCTGGACAACCTGACCATGACGGTGGTGGCGGCGCTGTTTCTCTCCGAACTGCTGTTCTTGCTGCTCATGAGCCGCAAGGGGGCAGCCGCCATGTCCCGCTCACCGGAATTCATGCGGCCCATTATTTTCGCATGCCTGTTCGCAACGGAAATGTCCATGTCCTACGTGCCCATATGCATAGGCGAGCTGGGACTTGATCTCTTCGGGCTGCCGCCCGACGTGATTTCCGGGCTGCCGGTATCCTGCGAACTGTTCATGGCCGGGCTTGCCATGTTCGTGGGCGGCTTCTGGAGTCAGAAATCCGGCTGGAGGCCCATGCTGCTCGCCGGTCTCGCGCTGGCATGCCTCGGCTCCTGCGCAAGCTGGCTTTCGTCCTCGGCCCTGTCCTTCATTCTGGCTCGCGGCATGTCCGGCCTCGGATACGGCTTCATCAACCTTTCCGCGCAGGTCTTCGTCATTGCGCATTCCTCGGAAGACAGCCGGGCCCGCAATCTGGCCTTCATGTTCGCAGGGCTCTATGCGGGATCCCTGTGCGGCAGCACCATGGGCGGACTCATCGCCGACCGACTGGGCTATCACGCCGTGTTCCCCGCCTCCGCCGTCATGCTCGCGGTTACCGCAATCGCGCTGTTCCGGCTTCTTCCCCGCGAACCGTGGCAGAGCGAAGAAAACGAATCCGCCCGCCTCAGCCTGCGTGAAACGCTCTCCTTCTTCTTTGACAGGCGCATGGGCGCTCTTCTTGCGTTCTTCATCATTCCCAACGCGCTCATCACCGTGTGCCTGTTCCAGTTCTTCATGCCGCTCTCCCTGAGTCAGGCCGGAACGTCTCCCGCAACCATCGGCCGAGTGTTTCTCCTTTACTGCATCATCGTCATGTTCGCCGGACCGGCTCTGGGCTCGCTGCTCGACAAAACCAGACGCATGGAACGTCCGCTCTTTCTTTCCATGCTCATCGTTTCGCTCAGCGTCGTGGCGCTGGTGATCTTCCACGGCATTGCCGCCGCCGTGATCAGCATGGCGCTTCTTGCCCTGAACACCTCCATCGCCGCCAACGGGCAAGGCCCCTACGCCCTTTCGCTTCCTGCGGCGCAGCGCTTCGGCCGTGCCCGCACCATGGGCTTCTACAACGTGGCCATGCGCGTGGGACAGGTGCTCGGCCCCCTGAGCCTCGGCATCATGATGTCCGTATGGAACGCGCAAACCGGTCTCACCATCCTTGCGGTCTTCACGCTCTGCTGCGCCCTGCTTTTTGCCGCGCTCAGCTTTTCCCGCAAGACACATTCACAGGAATCCTGA
- a CDS encoding polysaccharide biosynthesis/export family protein gives MKAIYNAGILCALFALSAQPVLAAGPSLQNYGTTVQYGQSSMASGTPLQGGLPASAQSGTNVVSQSTPGGYPLFNANSSAPYREKPSTPTVMDAPPAWAQGGLAPSASALLAPFGANLFHGNFAGTYSDGMNGNYVILPGDRIMVRVWGAKTYDDVLPVDQQGNIFLPEVGPVHVAGLKQSALQGAVRSRLASVFTDNVNIYVNLQSSQPVAVYVTGFVNQPGRYAGSPMDSVMSYLDRAGGITPNRGTFRHVKVKRGNKVVANLDLYDFALNGNMPDVRLKDGDVILVGERGVSVAAYGMLRQEARYEFKGAATGAQLITYASPLSSATHVSVSGIRGGSPFNEYMTMQEFSAMRLADGDSVEFVADSRGRTIMASVSGAIRGASRFPVKNSTTLRALLSYVEVDPALADVSAVYVRRQSVAQQQKTILEDSLHRLERSALTATSATAEEAEIRVREAELVQDFIHRAASLTPDGVVVVSRGGVVRDLLLEDGDEIVIPQKSDVVQVSGEVMLPKAVTFDKSMKPEDYVKSAGGFTDRADENTVLVARMNGEVGPVGEMGVRAGDRILVMPRVDTKNLELAKGITQILYQIAVATKVAVGL, from the coding sequence ATGAAAGCCATATACAACGCCGGCATACTATGTGCGCTGTTCGCACTTTCCGCACAGCCTGTTCTTGCAGCCGGACCTTCTCTTCAGAACTACGGGACAACCGTGCAGTACGGCCAGTCGTCCATGGCCTCTGGCACCCCCCTTCAGGGCGGTCTGCCTGCGTCCGCACAGAGTGGTACGAACGTGGTTTCCCAGTCCACCCCGGGTGGATATCCGCTTTTTAACGCTAACTCTTCAGCCCCGTACCGGGAAAAGCCGTCCACGCCCACAGTGATGGACGCGCCGCCCGCCTGGGCGCAGGGCGGTCTGGCTCCTTCGGCGTCGGCTCTTTTAGCTCCCTTCGGAGCCAATCTGTTCCACGGCAATTTTGCCGGAACCTACAGCGACGGCATGAATGGCAACTATGTCATTCTGCCCGGAGACCGCATCATGGTGCGTGTGTGGGGGGCGAAAACGTATGATGACGTTTTGCCCGTGGACCAGCAGGGCAACATTTTTCTGCCGGAAGTAGGGCCGGTGCATGTGGCCGGACTCAAGCAGTCCGCGCTTCAGGGGGCCGTGCGTTCCCGTCTTGCCTCGGTGTTTACGGACAACGTGAATATCTATGTGAACCTTCAGAGCTCTCAGCCCGTGGCCGTGTACGTGACGGGATTCGTGAATCAGCCGGGCCGTTATGCGGGCAGCCCCATGGATTCTGTCATGTCCTATCTCGACAGGGCAGGAGGCATCACGCCGAACCGCGGTACCTTTCGTCATGTAAAGGTGAAGCGTGGCAACAAGGTGGTTGCAAATCTTGATTTGTACGACTTTGCGCTCAACGGCAACATGCCGGATGTGCGACTGAAAGACGGTGATGTCATTCTTGTTGGAGAGCGCGGGGTCAGTGTGGCGGCCTATGGCATGCTGCGGCAGGAAGCCCGGTATGAGTTCAAGGGGGCAGCCACTGGCGCGCAGCTCATCACTTATGCAAGTCCGCTTTCCAGCGCCACGCATGTGAGCGTTTCCGGCATACGCGGCGGCAGCCCCTTCAACGAATACATGACCATGCAGGAGTTTTCCGCCATGCGTCTTGCGGACGGGGACAGCGTGGAATTTGTGGCAGACAGCCGCGGCCGCACCATTATGGCTTCGGTGAGCGGGGCCATACGCGGGGCTTCGCGCTTCCCTGTGAAGAACAGCACCACGCTGCGCGCGCTGCTTTCCTATGTGGAAGTTGACCCGGCACTTGCCGACGTGTCCGCCGTGTATGTCCGCCGTCAAAGCGTGGCGCAGCAGCAGAAGACCATTCTTGAAGACTCCCTGCATCGTCTGGAGCGCTCGGCCCTCACGGCAACTTCAGCCACGGCGGAGGAAGCGGAAATCCGCGTGCGCGAGGCAGAGCTCGTACAGGACTTCATTCATCGCGCGGCCAGCCTGACGCCGGATGGCGTGGTGGTGGTCAGCCGAGGCGGAGTGGTGCGTGACCTGTTGCTTGAAGACGGTGATGAAATCGTCATTCCGCAGAAGAGCGACGTGGTGCAGGTCTCAGGTGAAGTCATGCTGCCCAAGGCCGTGACCTTCGATAAGTCAATGAAACCGGAAGACTACGTGAAGAGCGCCGGCGGATTTACCGACCGTGCGGATGAGAACACCGTCCTTGTGGCACGCATGAACGGAGAAGTCGGGCCAGTTGGAGAAATGGGCGTGCGCGCTGGGGATCGCATCCTCGTCATGCCCCGTGTGGATACCAAGAATCTCGAACTGGCCAAGGGTATCACCCAGATACTCTACCAGATTGCCGTGGCCACCAAAGTGGCTGTGGGGCTGTAA
- a CDS encoding ABC transporter substrate binding protein, whose protein sequence is MTASFRTLRFLLLIFVIIFLTVGGEARAQEKTWRVIYVEGGPFSNYQQTLAQTARGLQKLGLIDNGQVAVPENTESTTDMWLWLADNARGRIRFLRDGHYSADWDASARQHMKEAIIDRVRNRKDVDMIIAMGTWSGLDMSSEDLGVPVFSMSVTDAVTAGIVKSADDSGKDNVHAQLEPGRFRRQISMFHEIFHFKKLGVPFEDTPEGRNTAAMEEIEKTAAELGIELVLRSAPLDLPDADQAFRNLKQCVEELSKESDAIYLTYTSTPVEKIPELMEPIIEAGLPSFAQAGPQLVEYGVLMSLAQASFADIGQFEAEAIAAVVHGKKPREVNQIFEPELGLAINLKTAMRIGWNPPLDILAAVDEIYQQIPAVR, encoded by the coding sequence ATGACTGCATCTTTCCGTACCCTCCGCTTTTTGCTGCTTATTTTTGTCATTATTTTTCTCACCGTGGGCGGAGAAGCCCGGGCGCAGGAAAAAACATGGCGGGTCATCTACGTGGAAGGCGGCCCCTTCTCCAACTATCAGCAGACGCTCGCCCAGACGGCCCGAGGTCTGCAAAAGCTGGGACTCATCGACAACGGTCAGGTTGCCGTGCCGGAAAATACGGAATCTACCACCGATATGTGGCTGTGGCTGGCCGACAACGCCCGGGGACGCATTCGCTTTCTCCGCGACGGGCACTACTCCGCCGACTGGGACGCCTCGGCCCGTCAGCATATGAAGGAAGCCATCATCGACCGCGTGCGCAACCGCAAGGACGTGGACATGATCATTGCCATGGGCACGTGGAGCGGGCTCGACATGAGCTCGGAAGATTTGGGCGTTCCGGTCTTCTCCATGAGCGTGACTGACGCCGTGACCGCGGGAATTGTGAAGTCCGCCGACGATTCCGGCAAAGACAACGTGCATGCCCAGCTCGAACCCGGACGCTTCCGCCGTCAGATTTCCATGTTCCACGAAATCTTCCACTTCAAGAAGCTGGGCGTGCCTTTTGAAGACACTCCGGAAGGCCGCAACACCGCCGCCATGGAAGAAATCGAAAAGACGGCCGCCGAGCTGGGCATAGAACTGGTGCTCCGTTCCGCGCCGCTTGATCTGCCCGACGCCGATCAGGCATTCCGCAATCTCAAGCAATGCGTGGAAGAACTTTCCAAAGAATCCGACGCCATTTATCTCACCTACACTTCGACGCCCGTGGAAAAGATTCCCGAACTCATGGAGCCCATTATTGAAGCCGGACTTCCGTCCTTTGCGCAGGCCGGTCCGCAGCTTGTGGAATACGGCGTACTCATGAGTCTGGCTCAGGCCAGCTTTGCCGACATCGGACAGTTTGAGGCCGAAGCCATCGCCGCCGTGGTTCACGGCAAGAAACCTCGTGAAGTCAATCAGATTTTTGAGCCGGAACTGGGACTTGCCATCAATCTGAAAACAGCCATGCGCATAGGCTGGAATCCCCCTCTGGACATTCTCGCCGCCGTTGATGAAATCTATCAGCAGATTCCGGCTGTTCGATGA